One window of the Roseovarius sp. THAF9 genome contains the following:
- the ppk2 gene encoding polyphosphate kinase 2, translating to MKAKTGGNGAAESGQDSVTAFRRAFEAGDYPYEQKMSRDAYEAEKAQLQAELLKVQHWAQEADQKFVLLFEGRDAAGKGGTIKRFTEHLNPRQARVVALNKPTWEEQGQWYFQRYINELPTVGEMVFYDRSWYNRAGVERVMGFCQPHEYLEFMRQTPELERMLTRSGIRLYKYWFSVTQDEQKRRFDSRATDPLKQWKLSPIDKQSLGKWDDYTEAKEAMFFYTDTADAPWTVVKSNDKKRARLNCMRHFLASLDYPGKDEEIVQRPDPLIVSTAQHVLHGTDHILGKSLHPDTRKGV from the coding sequence ATGAAGGCCAAGACCGGTGGCAACGGGGCGGCGGAGAGCGGGCAGGACAGCGTGACCGCGTTTCGCCGTGCCTTCGAGGCGGGTGATTACCCCTATGAACAGAAGATGAGCCGTGACGCCTACGAGGCGGAAAAGGCGCAGCTGCAGGCCGAGTTGCTGAAAGTGCAGCACTGGGCGCAGGAGGCCGATCAGAAATTCGTGCTGTTGTTCGAGGGGCGCGATGCCGCCGGAAAGGGGGGCACGATCAAGCGGTTCACCGAGCATCTGAACCCGCGGCAGGCCCGCGTGGTGGCGTTGAACAAGCCCACCTGGGAAGAGCAGGGGCAGTGGTATTTTCAGCGCTACATCAACGAGTTGCCGACTGTGGGCGAAATGGTGTTCTATGACCGGTCATGGTACAACCGGGCCGGCGTGGAGCGGGTGATGGGCTTTTGCCAGCCGCATGAGTACCTGGAGTTCATGCGCCAGACACCCGAGTTGGAGCGGATGCTGACGCGGTCGGGGATCCGGCTTTACAAGTACTGGTTTTCGGTCACGCAGGACGAGCAGAAGCGGCGGTTCGACAGCCGAGCCACGGACCCGCTTAAGCAGTGGAAGCTGAGCCCGATCGACAAGCAGAGCCTTGGCAAGTGGGATGACTACACCGAAGCGAAGGAAGCGATGTTCTTCTACACCGACACCGCCGATGCGCCCTGGACGGTGGTCAAGTCGAACGACAAGAAACGCGCGCGGCTGAACTGCATGCGGCATTTCCTGGCCTCGCTGGATTATCCGGGCAAGGACGAGGAGATCGTGCAAAGGCCCGATCCGCTGATCGTGTCGACAGCGCAGCACGTGCTGCACGGTACGGATCATATCCTGGGCAAGTCGCTGCATCCCGATACGCGCAAAGGCGTATAG
- a CDS encoding MATE family efflux transporter, with translation MSDVTTYRAHARAALKLGLPLVGSHLAQLAITLTDALMLGWYSVEALAAEVLGGTLFFVLFIFGSGFAWAVMPLVAAAQGAGDETQVRRVTRMGGWASVLFAASALPVMIWSGPLFVWAGQEADTSALAGEYARIVGFALFPALLVMVLKSHLAALERTQVVLWVTVGAVGLNVVVNYALIFGNWGAPEMGVRGAAVASLVVTSASFVALAVYAAKVTPEHALFRRVWRPDREAFGQVFRLGWPIGMTSLAEVSLFAASTVMMGWLGTIALAAHGIALQVSSVTFMVHLGLSNAATIRAGNAFGRGDGPGLRDGAKVVLALSGVFAAVTVVLFLVVPEPMIAAFLNPDEPEREAVIAVGVGLLAAAALFQLVDAAQVMALGLLRGVQDTRVPMWIAVVSYWVVGVPVSYAMGFWLGWGGVGIWLGLAVGLALAGVFLLWRFWWWSGRNVAARVLQDGGETAR, from the coding sequence ATGTCCGATGTCACGACATATCGCGCGCACGCCCGGGCGGCGTTAAAGCTGGGGCTGCCGCTGGTGGGCAGCCACCTTGCACAATTGGCGATCACGCTGACCGATGCGCTGATGCTGGGCTGGTACTCGGTCGAGGCGCTGGCGGCAGAGGTGCTGGGGGGCACGCTGTTCTTCGTTCTGTTCATTTTCGGGTCGGGCTTTGCCTGGGCCGTGATGCCGCTGGTGGCGGCGGCGCAGGGCGCGGGGGACGAAACGCAAGTGCGGCGGGTGACGCGAATGGGCGGCTGGGCCTCGGTGCTGTTTGCCGCCTCTGCGTTGCCGGTGATGATCTGGTCGGGGCCGCTTTTCGTGTGGGCGGGGCAGGAGGCGGATACGTCGGCGCTGGCCGGGGAGTATGCGCGGATCGTGGGCTTCGCGCTATTCCCGGCGCTGCTGGTCATGGTGCTGAAGTCGCACCTGGCGGCGCTGGAGCGCACGCAAGTGGTTCTGTGGGTCACGGTGGGGGCCGTGGGGCTGAACGTGGTGGTGAACTACGCACTGATCTTCGGAAACTGGGGCGCGCCGGAGATGGGGGTGCGCGGGGCCGCCGTGGCGTCGCTGGTGGTGACGAGCGCGAGTTTCGTGGCGCTGGCGGTCTATGCCGCGAAAGTGACGCCCGAGCACGCATTGTTCCGCCGCGTCTGGCGGCCGGATCGGGAGGCGTTCGGGCAGGTGTTCCGGCTGGGCTGGCCCATCGGGATGACCAGCCTGGCGGAGGTGAGCCTGTTCGCGGCGTCGACGGTGATGATGGGATGGCTGGGGACGATTGCGCTGGCCGCGCACGGTATCGCGCTGCAGGTCAGTTCGGTGACGTTCATGGTGCATCTGGGGCTGAGCAACGCGGCGACGATCCGGGCCGGGAACGCGTTCGGGCGTGGCGACGGGCCGGGGCTGCGGGACGGGGCGAAGGTGGTGCTGGCGCTTTCGGGCGTCTTTGCGGCGGTGACGGTGGTGCTGTTCCTGGTTGTGCCCGAGCCGATGATCGCGGCGTTCCTGAACCCTGACGAGCCGGAGCGCGAGGCGGTGATCGCCGTGGGCGTGGGCCTGCTGGCGGCGGCGGCGCTGTTTCAGCTGGTCGACGCGGCGCAGGTGATGGCCCTGGGCCTGTTGCGCGGCGTGCAGGACACGCGCGTGCCGATGTGGATCGCCGTCGTCAGCTATTGGGTCGTTGGTGTGCCGGTGAGTTACGCCATGGGGTTCTGGCTGGGTTGGGGCGGCGTGGGCATCTGGTTGGGGTTGGCCGTGGGGCTGGCACTGGCGGGGGTGTTCCTGCTGTGGCGGTTCTGGTGGTGGTCTGGGCGGAACGTAGCGGCGCGGGTCTTGCAAGACGGCGGCGAAACCGCTAGGTGA
- a CDS encoding ETC complex I subunit, protein MPARIYQPARTATQSGQAKTNTWVLEHVNETGRDVDPLMGWTSSSDTQAQVRLRFSSKEAALDYAKEHGIDVVVAEPHKRKPNIRKGGYGENFATNRRGAWTH, encoded by the coding sequence ATGCCAGCACGTATCTACCAGCCAGCGCGGACGGCCACCCAATCGGGGCAGGCCAAAACCAACACCTGGGTGCTGGAGCATGTCAACGAGACCGGGCGCGACGTGGATCCGTTGATGGGCTGGACCAGTTCATCGGACACGCAGGCGCAGGTGCGGTTGCGCTTTTCCAGCAAGGAGGCGGCGCTGGACTATGCCAAGGAGCACGGGATCGACGTGGTCGTGGCAGAGCCGCACAAGCGCAAGCCCAACATCCGCAAGGGCGGCTATGGCGAGAATTTCGCAACCAACCGCCGGGGCGCGTGGACCCACTGA
- the uvrB gene encoding excinuclease ABC subunit UvrB: protein MPYAHSDKSTALMHAPAPDVKAREKLEGGKRFEMVTEFSPAGDQPTAIAELSSGVDDGERDQVLLGATGTGKTYTMAKVIEETQRPAIILAPNKTLAAQLYGEFKNFFPNNAVEYFVSYYDYYQPEAYVPRSDTYIEKESQINEQIDRMRHSATRALLERDDVIIVASVSCIYGIGSVETYGAMTQDLKVGSDYDQRAVMADLVAQQYRRNDQAFQRGSFRVRGDSLEIFPAHLEDRAWKLSFFGEELESITEFDPLTGEKTGSFDQIRVYANSHYVTPKPTMQQAIIGIKKELRTRLDQLVGEGKLLEAQRLEQRTNFDLEMLEATGVCNGIENYSRYLTGRAPGEPPPTLFEFIPDNAIVFADESHVSVPQIGGMYKGDYRRKFTLAEHGFRLPSCMDNRPLKFEEWDAMRPQSVFVSATPAKWEIEQTGGVFTEQVIRPTGLLDPEVEIRPVEMQVDDLLDEVRRVSEAGYRTLVTTLTKRMAEDLTEYLHEQGIRVRYMHSDIDTIERIEILRDLRLGAFDVLIGINLLREGLDIPECGLVAILDADKEGFLRSETSLIQTIGRAARNAEGRVIMYADRMTGSMERAIGETNRRREKQIAYNEEHGITPETIRKNVEDILAGLYQGDVDMNRVTAKVDKPLVGANLQAHLDGLRTEMRKAAENLEFEEAARLRDEVKRLEAVDLAVHDDPLARQSAVEAASDAATKSQGRSTAGRPGQRGGNVKRRKK from the coding sequence ATGCCCTACGCCCATTCCGACAAGTCCACCGCCCTGATGCACGCGCCCGCACCCGACGTGAAGGCGCGCGAGAAACTCGAGGGCGGCAAGCGGTTCGAAATGGTGACCGAGTTCTCGCCCGCCGGCGACCAGCCCACCGCCATCGCCGAGCTGTCCTCGGGCGTCGACGATGGCGAGCGTGACCAGGTCCTGCTCGGCGCCACCGGCACCGGCAAGACCTACACCATGGCCAAGGTGATCGAGGAAACCCAGCGTCCCGCCATCATACTCGCCCCCAACAAGACGCTGGCGGCCCAGCTCTACGGCGAGTTCAAGAATTTCTTTCCCAACAACGCGGTCGAGTATTTCGTCAGCTATTACGACTATTACCAGCCCGAAGCCTACGTGCCGCGCTCGGACACCTATATCGAGAAGGAATCCCAGATCAACGAACAGATCGACCGGATGCGCCACTCCGCCACCCGCGCGCTTCTGGAACGCGACGACGTGATCATCGTGGCCTCGGTCTCCTGCATCTACGGCATCGGGTCGGTCGAGACCTACGGCGCCATGACGCAGGACCTCAAGGTGGGCTCCGACTACGATCAGCGCGCCGTCATGGCCGATCTTGTGGCCCAGCAATACCGCCGTAACGACCAGGCCTTCCAGCGCGGCTCTTTCCGCGTGCGCGGTGACAGCCTCGAAATCTTCCCCGCCCACCTCGAGGACCGCGCATGGAAGTTGAGCTTCTTCGGAGAAGAACTTGAATCCATTACGGAATTCGACCCCCTGACGGGTGAGAAAACCGGCTCTTTCGACCAGATCCGCGTCTATGCCAATTCCCACTACGTGACGCCCAAGCCGACAATGCAGCAGGCCATCATCGGCATCAAGAAAGAGCTGCGCACCCGCCTCGACCAGCTTGTCGGCGAAGGCAAACTGCTTGAGGCGCAACGCCTCGAACAACGCACCAATTTCGACCTCGAAATGCTCGAGGCGACCGGCGTCTGCAACGGTATCGAGAACTATTCGCGCTACCTGACGGGCCGCGCCCCGGGCGAGCCGCCGCCCACGCTGTTCGAGTTCATCCCCGACAATGCCATTGTTTTCGCGGACGAATCCCACGTCTCCGTCCCGCAGATCGGCGGCATGTACAAGGGCGACTACCGGCGCAAGTTCACGCTCGCGGAACACGGCTTCCGCCTGCCCAGTTGCATGGACAACCGACCCCTCAAGTTCGAGGAATGGGACGCCATGCGCCCGCAATCCGTCTTCGTCTCCGCCACCCCGGCCAAGTGGGAGATCGAGCAAACCGGCGGCGTCTTCACCGAACAGGTCATCCGCCCCACCGGCCTTCTGGACCCCGAGGTCGAGATCCGCCCCGTCGAGATGCAGGTCGACGACCTGCTGGACGAGGTGCGCCGCGTGTCCGAGGCCGGCTACCGCACGCTGGTCACCACGCTGACCAAGCGCATGGCCGAGGACCTGACCGAGTACCTGCACGAGCAGGGCATCCGTGTACGCTACATGCACTCCGACATCGACACCATTGAAAGGATTGAGATTCTCCGTGACCTGCGCCTCGGCGCCTTCGACGTCCTGATCGGCATCAACCTCCTGCGCGAGGGGCTGGATATCCCCGAATGCGGCCTCGTCGCCATTCTGGACGCGGACAAGGAAGGCTTCCTGCGCTCCGAGACTTCGCTCATTCAGACCATCGGCCGCGCCGCGCGCAACGCCGAAGGCCGCGTGATCATGTATGCCGACCGCATGACCGGCAGCATGGAACGCGCCATCGGAGAGACCAACCGCCGCCGCGAAAAGCAGATCGCCTATAATGAAGAACACGGCATAACCCCCGAAACGATCAGGAAAAATGTCGAAGACATACTCGCCGGTCTCTACCAGGGCGACGTCGACATGAACCGCGTGACGGCCAAGGTCGACAAGCCCCTCGTCGGCGCCAACCTGCAAGCCCATCTCGACGGTCTGCGCACCGAGATGCGCAAGGCGGCGGAAAACCTCGAATTCGAAGAAGCCGCCCGCCTGCGCGACGAAGTCAAACGGTTGGAGGCCGTCGACCTCGCCGTCCACGACGACCCCCTGGCCCGCCAGTCGGCGGTCGAGGCCGCCTCCGACGCCGCCACGAAGTCACAGGGCCGGTCGACGGCAGGACGTCCGGGACAGCGGGGCGGGAATGTGAAGCGTAGGAAGAAATAA
- a CDS encoding DUF1007 family protein, whose product MWRCLTFLCGLIAAPMAQAHPHVFVDVTLTLETDDEGRVDGVEVTWVYDPLFTMLVLSDRGLDADADLSLTEKEKALLLGFDLQDWPEGFDGALFAYDEDDAVTLGPAEALSVGMQDGALVTRHRRPVATREIGAGETLRLKPYDPYYYAALSLVGIDGLPDGCRAQIVPPDTDAADARVAEMGDSNDEMFFEEAKVGVHYAFTAEVTCAGS is encoded by the coding sequence ATGTGGCGTTGCCTGACCTTTCTTTGTGGCCTGATTGCCGCGCCGATGGCGCAGGCGCATCCGCATGTCTTCGTCGACGTGACGCTGACACTGGAGACCGATGACGAGGGGCGCGTCGACGGGGTCGAGGTGACGTGGGTCTATGATCCGCTATTCACCATGCTGGTGTTGAGCGACCGGGGGCTGGATGCGGATGCGGATCTCAGCCTGACGGAGAAGGAAAAGGCCCTGTTGCTGGGCTTTGACCTGCAGGACTGGCCCGAGGGCTTTGACGGCGCATTGTTTGCCTATGACGAGGACGACGCGGTGACGCTGGGGCCGGCGGAGGCGCTGTCGGTGGGGATGCAGGACGGGGCATTGGTGACCCGGCATCGCAGGCCGGTCGCGACACGGGAGATCGGTGCCGGCGAGACGCTGCGGTTGAAGCCGTATGACCCGTATTATTACGCCGCGCTGAGCCTGGTGGGCATAGACGGCCTGCCCGACGGCTGCAGAGCGCAGATCGTGCCGCCGGACACGGACGCCGCCGATGCGCGGGTGGCCGAGATGGGCGACAGCAACGACGAGATGTTCTTTGAAGAGGCGAAGGTGGGTGTCCACTATGCCTTTACTGCCGAGGTGACATGCGCGGGATCGTGA
- a CDS encoding nickel/cobalt transporter has product MRGIVTALGLVVAALAVWLWGFGGAGAVQAWALEGQREVQQAMAGYLQKLRAGEAGALLGLWGICFAYGFFHAAGPGHGKLLIGGYGVGRAVPVKRLVGLALASSLAQAAAAVLLVYAGLYALGLGREAVTGLADRTLAAVSYGAIALVGLWLVLRGAMKLWRTRGHGHGHHHDHAHDHGDGVCSTCGHRHGPSVEEAANVHGWREAAALVGAVAIRPCTGALFLLILTWRFGIDLAGIAGAFIMGLGTASVTMVVALAAVSLRQGVLARLATGGAGARALPVIEMAVGVLIAVVSLQLVTAVL; this is encoded by the coding sequence ATGCGCGGGATCGTGACGGCGCTTGGTCTTGTCGTGGCGGCGCTGGCGGTCTGGCTGTGGGGCTTTGGCGGGGCCGGCGCCGTGCAAGCCTGGGCGCTGGAAGGCCAACGCGAGGTGCAGCAGGCGATGGCGGGCTATTTGCAGAAGTTGCGGGCCGGAGAGGCCGGGGCGTTGCTGGGCCTGTGGGGGATTTGTTTTGCCTACGGGTTCTTTCACGCGGCGGGGCCGGGGCATGGCAAGCTGTTGATCGGCGGCTATGGCGTGGGCCGGGCCGTGCCGGTCAAGCGGCTGGTCGGCTTGGCGCTGGCGTCGAGCCTTGCGCAGGCGGCGGCGGCGGTGCTGTTGGTCTATGCGGGGCTTTACGCGCTGGGACTGGGGCGCGAGGCGGTGACGGGGCTGGCGGACCGGACGCTGGCGGCGGTGAGCTATGGCGCGATTGCGCTGGTGGGGCTGTGGCTGGTGCTGCGCGGAGCGATGAAGCTGTGGCGGACGCGGGGCCACGGCCACGGGCATCACCACGATCATGCCCACGATCACGGTGACGGCGTCTGTTCGACCTGTGGGCATCGGCATGGGCCGAGCGTGGAGGAAGCGGCTAATGTGCATGGCTGGCGGGAGGCGGCTGCGCTGGTGGGTGCGGTGGCGATCCGGCCCTGTACCGGGGCGCTGTTCCTGTTGATCCTGACATGGCGCTTCGGGATCGACCTGGCAGGCATTGCCGGCGCCTTTATCATGGGGTTGGGCACGGCCAGCGTGACAATGGTGGTGGCCCTCGCTGCCGTCAGCCTGCGGCAGGGCGTTCTTGCGAGGCTGGCCACGGGCGGGGCGGGCGCGAGGGCCCTGCCGGTGATCGAGATGGCCGTCGGGGTGCTGATCGCCGTGGTGTCGCTACAACTGGTGACGGCGGTGCTTTAG